One Lottiidibacillus patelloidae genomic region harbors:
- the miaA gene encoding tRNA (adenosine(37)-N6)-dimethylallyltransferase MiaA has product MKEKLIAIVGPTAVGKTKTSIELAKALNGEIISGDSMQVYKHMDIGTAKVKDEEMEGIPHHLIDIKEPTEPFSVAEFQKRATELITDINQRGKIPIIVGGTGLYVQSVTHQYNFSDASSNVEFRNKLEQQVAENGIEPLYQKLVSIDPKSAENIHPNNHRRVIRALEVYHETGLTMSEYQAKQQKESPYDLFMVGLTMDRDKLYERINMRVDMMVEEGLIEEVKGLHEKGVRDCQSVQAIGYKEIYDFIEGNVSLEGAIENLKQNSRRYAKRQLTWFRNKMDISWYDMTNNREKVILEILEDAAGKFIIKRECNTIDE; this is encoded by the coding sequence ATGAAGGAAAAATTAATCGCCATCGTCGGACCAACGGCGGTAGGTAAAACAAAAACTAGTATCGAGTTAGCAAAAGCTTTAAATGGAGAAATTATTAGTGGTGACTCGATGCAAGTATATAAACATATGGATATTGGAACTGCCAAAGTGAAAGACGAGGAAATGGAAGGAATTCCGCATCATTTAATTGATATTAAAGAACCTACAGAGCCTTTTTCTGTTGCAGAATTCCAAAAAAGGGCTACGGAACTTATTACTGACATAAACCAAAGAGGTAAAATTCCAATCATTGTAGGGGGAACAGGTTTATACGTCCAATCTGTTACACATCAATATAATTTTTCAGATGCCTCATCAAACGTTGAATTCAGGAATAAATTAGAACAACAAGTTGCTGAAAATGGTATCGAACCACTTTATCAAAAACTTGTTTCTATTGATCCAAAAAGTGCAGAAAATATTCACCCTAACAATCACCGCCGCGTTATTCGAGCATTAGAAGTATATCATGAAACAGGACTTACGATGAGTGAATATCAAGCAAAACAGCAGAAGGAATCACCTTATGACTTGTTTATGGTAGGTCTTACAATGGATAGAGATAAGCTTTACGAACGAATAAATATGCGAGTAGACATGATGGTGGAAGAAGGATTAATAGAGGAAGTCAAAGGATTGCATGAGAAAGGTGTTCGTGACTGTCAATCAGTGCAAGCGATTGGATATAAAGAAATATATGACTTTATTGAAGGTAACGTTTCCTTAGAAGGTGCAATTGAAAATTTGAAGCAAAATAGTAGGCGCTATGCAAAGCGTCAATTAACATGGTTTCGTAACAAAATGGATATATCTTGGTACGATATGACAAACAACCGAGAAAAAGTCATATTAGAAATTTTAGAGGATGCAGCAGGAAAGTTCATCATAAAAAGAGAATGTAATACTATTGACGAATGA
- the hfq gene encoding RNA chaperone Hfq — MNQSVNIQDQFLNQLRKERTFITVFLLNGYQLRGVIKGFDNFTVLFESEGKQHLIYKHAISTFVPQNALNIEIE; from the coding sequence ATGAATCAATCAGTTAATATCCAAGATCAGTTTTTAAACCAACTACGTAAAGAACGTACATTCATAACCGTATTTTTATTAAATGGTTATCAATTACGTGGGGTAATAAAAGGATTTGATAACTTTACAGTGTTATTTGAATCTGAAGGGAAACAACATTTAATTTATAAACATGCAATTTCAACTTTTGTGCCACAAAATGCACTTAATATCGAAATTGAATAA
- a CDS encoding tyrosine-type recombinase/integrase — protein MAILNNQSLPSYINQFLLSYKEKGRQSSTIKRYLYDLDEFLQWMRANYNNVSFEQWQSLSAKDFASYYTFLIEQRDYSERTMKRIATVLKQLYRYYEQQGYNNIVSPNLTVEANKKAVPLSSEDFISEDEREHFLKIISSREGLSENQLKSRHLLNDRNKSIILMLCDEGLTLNELVSLTMKDIHFENNQIDVPSVTSMARTIRISHENKQQYFAYFKSIPAPVRPQYHSDDPFFLAFDFQRNTYRWMYDLDAPKRMTDIAVQKMIRTEGKRANLRKGLSAQHMRNSAILRAIEAGETHEEIQRKFGFKAAISLKRYLTFAESLKKSSP, from the coding sequence ATGGCTATTTTAAATAATCAATCGTTACCATCTTATATTAATCAGTTTTTACTTTCCTATAAAGAAAAAGGGCGACAATCATCAACGATTAAAAGATACTTGTATGATTTAGATGAATTTCTACAGTGGATGCGTGCCAATTACAATAACGTTTCTTTTGAACAGTGGCAATCATTATCAGCAAAGGATTTTGCATCTTACTATACCTTTTTGATTGAACAACGAGACTACTCCGAACGGACAATGAAACGTATCGCAACTGTCTTAAAACAATTGTACCGCTATTATGAACAACAAGGGTACAACAACATTGTATCTCCAAACCTAACCGTCGAGGCTAACAAAAAAGCAGTTCCACTTAGCTCAGAAGATTTTATTTCTGAAGATGAGCGTGAGCACTTTTTGAAAATCATCTCTTCAAGGGAAGGTTTATCTGAAAACCAGTTAAAATCGAGACATTTATTAAACGATCGAAATAAAAGTATTATTCTTATGTTATGTGATGAAGGACTGACATTAAATGAACTCGTCTCACTGACAATGAAAGATATCCACTTTGAGAATAATCAAATAGATGTTCCTTCTGTTACAAGTATGGCAAGAACCATTCGGATTTCTCACGAAAATAAACAACAATACTTCGCCTATTTTAAGTCGATTCCGGCTCCAGTAAGACCGCAATATCATAGTGATGACCCATTTTTTCTCGCTTTTGATTTTCAACGTAACACGTATCGTTGGATGTATGATCTTGATGCTCCAAAGCGTATGACTGATATTGCTGTACAAAAGATGATTCGCACCGAAGGGAAAAGAGCTAATTTACGAAAAGGTCTTAGCGCACAACATATGCGAAACTCAGCAATATTACGAGCAATTGAAGCGGGTGAAACTCACGAGGAAATACAACGAAAGTTCGGTTTTAAAGCAGCTATCTCATTAAAAAGATATCTTACATTTGCTGAATCATTAAAAAAGTCATCCCCATAA
- the cbpA gene encoding cyclic di-AMP binding protein CbpA, translating into MKVKYNFVPKEEVAFCPETFNVQQAYDLLKETGYRCVPVLSEDGTQFKGQIYKVTILEYLYENNGYHEESIEGLVKNKEAFVTEDDSFFKSFLSIRRLPFLGVISETGDFAGILTHANVMDVLEDSFGMRTGGYTLTVTTHEEKGALKRLLTLLKDYNVEGLLTLDNGEHYIRRIVVNLPKELSEQDIEQLVKKLEPKGFRVPYIDKI; encoded by the coding sequence GTGAAAGTAAAATACAATTTTGTCCCGAAAGAAGAAGTTGCATTTTGCCCTGAAACTTTTAATGTACAACAAGCATATGACTTACTAAAAGAAACTGGCTACCGCTGTGTGCCAGTACTAAGTGAAGATGGCACGCAATTTAAAGGTCAGATTTACAAAGTAACTATTTTAGAATATTTATATGAAAATAATGGCTATCATGAAGAATCCATTGAAGGACTAGTTAAAAATAAAGAAGCATTTGTAACGGAAGACGATTCTTTTTTCAAATCATTCCTCTCCATTAGACGTTTGCCGTTTTTAGGAGTAATTAGTGAAACTGGTGATTTTGCTGGTATTTTAACACATGCTAATGTCATGGATGTGTTAGAAGATTCATTTGGTATGAGAACTGGTGGTTATACTTTAACTGTAACGACTCATGAGGAAAAAGGTGCTTTGAAGCGTCTATTAACGTTATTAAAAGATTACAATGTAGAAGGATTACTAACACTCGATAATGGGGAACATTACATTAGACGAATTGTAGTAAATTTGCCGAAAGAATTGTCTGAGCAAGATATTGAGCAACTTGTTAAGAAGCTTGAACCTAAAGGCTTCCGCGTCCCATATATTGACAAAATTTAA
- a CDS encoding carbohydrate kinase family protein, which produces MFDVVALGEILIDFTPHGNSKNGGHLFEQNPGGAPANVLAALSKQNYKTAFIGKVGQDEFGDFLKQTLDNSNIDSKALIMTKEANTTLAFVHLENNGERSFSFYRNPGADMMLRKDEINKTIIEKTKIFHFGSISMTHEPVASATIAALKVAKENNVIISFDPNLRPALWSNLEHAKKMIQTGLTYTDIVKVSEEELQFLTGTTDLSNGTEKIIKEFDITFLCVTLGEKGCFYRYKGTEGSVNGFEVSVKDTTGAGDAFLGGLLAQILSCLDEGIGLSELNESKLIDIVTFANAVGALSTTKMGAIPSMPTLEEINKLIKKGTY; this is translated from the coding sequence ATGTTCGATGTTGTCGCCTTAGGAGAGATATTAATCGATTTCACACCACACGGTAATTCGAAAAATGGAGGACATCTTTTCGAACAAAATCCAGGTGGTGCGCCAGCTAATGTGTTAGCTGCATTAAGTAAGCAAAACTATAAAACGGCTTTTATTGGTAAAGTCGGACAAGATGAATTTGGCGATTTTTTAAAACAAACGTTAGACAATAGTAATATTGACTCCAAAGCACTCATTATGACAAAAGAAGCCAATACAACATTAGCATTTGTTCATCTAGAAAATAATGGTGAACGCTCTTTTAGTTTTTACCGGAATCCTGGTGCTGACATGATGTTAAGAAAAGACGAAATTAATAAGACGATAATTGAAAAGACTAAAATCTTTCACTTTGGCTCTATATCAATGACACATGAACCTGTAGCTTCAGCAACAATTGCTGCCTTAAAAGTGGCCAAAGAAAATAATGTTATCATTTCATTCGATCCTAATTTACGCCCGGCATTGTGGAGTAATTTAGAACATGCTAAAAAAATGATACAAACAGGGTTAACATATACGGACATTGTAAAAGTTTCCGAAGAAGAGTTACAGTTTTTGACAGGAACAACTGACTTATCGAATGGTACTGAAAAAATAATTAAGGAATTTGACATTACTTTTCTATGTGTGACATTAGGGGAAAAAGGATGTTTCTACAGATATAAGGGTACAGAAGGTTCTGTTAATGGATTTGAAGTCTCAGTAAAAGATACAACAGGAGCAGGCGATGCTTTTTTAGGTGGCTTACTTGCGCAAATTTTATCATGTTTAGATGAGGGTATCGGACTTTCTGAACTCAATGAGTCTAAATTAATAGACATTGTCACTTTTGCTAATGCTGTTGGAGCTTTATCTACTACTAAGATGGGTGCTATACCAAGCATGCCTACTTTAGAGGAAATCAACAAATTAATTAAAAAAGGTACGTATTAA
- the tlp gene encoding small acid-soluble spore protein Tlp has translation MNSKHNPDNRKNNVERLHDMIENTQAKMEEAERIMEYSSSEEEKMRLREKNEHRQQSITAMQQEMADEAQARENGYQ, from the coding sequence TTGAACAGTAAACATAATCCAGATAATCGCAAAAACAACGTAGAAAGACTGCATGATATGATTGAAAACACGCAAGCAAAAATGGAAGAGGCCGAACGAATCATGGAGTATTCAAGCTCTGAGGAAGAAAAGATGCGTCTTCGTGAGAAAAATGAACATCGCCAGCAAAGCATTACAGCGATGCAACAAGAAATGGCAGATGAAGCTCAGGCTAGAGAAAATGGGTACCAATGA
- a CDS encoding WG repeat-containing protein yields MNKNFIIFITILALISISYLLLNGTESIQTVQEENKETADETTSLHPVTKDGLVGFINQDGKMIIEATFNRVITKRAYKHDELIPVKKTEKGKVGFIDKTGEFVIEPKFEAAFPFQEELAMVLMNGKVGYIGKKGHFIVEPTYSLKDFPFSEGIEMTFFNEGLAAVQVEGKGWGYIDKSGAVVIEPQFEFASRFSEGVAFVKVDGLYGFIDKSGSIVIDAEYEHALPFSEGVAAVKKENKYGYINNNGEFVIEPQFDIAKSFTNDIAPVFKKQTANGGETDLGISVGYINREGELVIDFQYEGDEFSDFTFNDGLAIARSGLNYGFINTSGEVKIPFSYEQVYPFSYGLSKVVVGDRESYINTEGKVVYSSK; encoded by the coding sequence ATGAACAAGAATTTTATTATTTTCATAACTATTTTAGCTTTAATATCTATTAGTTACTTATTATTGAATGGAACAGAAAGTATTCAAACCGTGCAAGAGGAAAACAAAGAAACTGCAGATGAAACAACGTCATTACACCCCGTCACTAAAGATGGTTTAGTCGGTTTTATAAACCAAGATGGAAAGATGATTATTGAAGCAACGTTTAATCGCGTAATTACTAAGCGCGCCTATAAACATGACGAGCTCATACCTGTAAAAAAAACGGAAAAAGGGAAAGTCGGTTTTATTGATAAAACTGGAGAATTTGTTATTGAACCGAAATTTGAAGCGGCATTTCCTTTTCAGGAAGAACTTGCGATGGTTTTAATGAACGGAAAAGTTGGTTACATAGGTAAAAAAGGTCACTTTATAGTCGAGCCAACTTATTCTCTAAAGGATTTCCCTTTTTCTGAAGGCATTGAAATGACTTTCTTTAACGAGGGACTAGCTGCTGTTCAAGTCGAAGGCAAAGGTTGGGGTTATATTGATAAATCCGGAGCTGTCGTGATTGAACCACAATTTGAGTTTGCATCGCGGTTTAGCGAAGGGGTAGCTTTTGTAAAAGTTGATGGCTTATATGGATTTATTGATAAATCCGGCAGCATTGTAATTGATGCAGAATATGAGCATGCGCTTCCATTTTCCGAAGGGGTAGCTGCTGTCAAAAAAGAGAATAAATACGGATATATTAATAACAATGGGGAGTTCGTTATTGAGCCACAATTTGATATTGCTAAATCATTTACTAATGACATTGCTCCTGTGTTCAAAAAACAAACGGCAAATGGCGGTGAAACTGATCTCGGTATTTCTGTTGGTTACATAAATAGAGAAGGAGAGTTAGTTATTGATTTTCAATATGAAGGCGATGAATTTTCCGATTTCACATTTAATGACGGTTTAGCCATTGCTCGAAGCGGTTTAAACTATGGGTTTATTAATACATCTGGGGAAGTAAAAATTCCTTTTTCATATGAGCAAGTCTATCCATTTTCATATGGATTATCGAAGGTTGTTGTAGGTGATAGAGAATCATACATCAACACAGAAGGAAAAGTAGTCTACTCTAGCAAATAA